From Hymenobacter sediminicola:
TCCTGAACTACCGCGACGTGACGTATGACGCCGATTATAATCCGGTAGTGGGTGAGGCGCGCACCAGCACCATTTCCTACTCGCCCAATACGGTGTCGGCGCACACGCTGGAGGGACAGCCACTGAAAGGCCTACGCCTGGCGCTGCTCTACAAAACCGTCAGCCGCCAATACCTCGACAACTCCGAGAACATAGCACGCAGCATCAAGCCCTATCAGGTCCTCGATTTCCGGGTGCGCTACAGCATCAAGCCGCAGTTTGTGAAGGAAATCGAGCTGGGCCTGCTGGTCAACAACGTGCTCAACCGCGAGTACGTGGCCAACGGCTACACCTACAGCTACCTCGGCGCCAGCGGCGGCCTCGACACCTTCAACTGGTACTTCCCGCAAGCTACCCGCAATTTCCTGGCCTCGGTGGGCGTCAAGTTCTAAGCTGCCGTTTGCCTACTAAACGGTTCGTAAAGACGCATACTTGCTCCTCGTCGTTGAACAGCCGGTTCTGTGCCGACTGAACAACACTAGCAACGACGAGACGCAAGTATGCGTCTTTACGCACCCTCTGGGAGCCAGAGACAGGTAATCAGATGATAAGCCGGACACCGCCCAACTCGGAAATCTGGTAGGGAAACCTGTCGCCGGGGGAGCCGATGAACATGAAGTTTTTAGGGATATTCCACTCTTTGGACAGCCGGTCAATCAACTCCGGGCCGAAGTGGCCGTCGAGGGTCACGAAATCCACTTCAATCTGCTCGTAGGCGCGGTCCAGCACCCGGATATCGGTCAGCAGGTCTTCGGGGTAGACTTCGCCCTCTTTGAGCAGCGTCACGATTTTGAGTCGGTTCGTCGATTCGTTTTCTACCACGTAGGCCATCACCTTATTCAGGTTCGATACATTGTCGCCTTTCGTGAAAAACACAAATTCCTGCCGGTGTAGCTCCCGCAGCTGGCGCCGGATATTGAGCTGCGTGAGTACCGAAACCCGGGGCGAGTGTTTGGCAAACGACTCGGCGGCGTGTAATACCAAGTTGAAGATGGCCGTGCGGTTGAGCATTGCCGACACGATAAGCATAGCCGGAATGAAGTATTGCAGGAACACAATCAGGTAATCGGGCCGGATGCGGATGTTGCCGTAGAGAGCGGCCAGCACGCCCAGCAGCGCCAAGGATACCGTGAGGATGCCCGCATACACGGGGCGCGGCAGCTTGGGGCGCTTGCTCTTGAGCAGGAAGTTGCCGAGCGCAAAAAAGGCCATGACCGACAAAAACGAAATAGTATACACCCCAGCCAGCGGCCCCAGTTCCCCGTTGGTAATCAATAGTACTGAGAGGCACAGCAGGAAAAAGGTGATTAGGATGAGGTAGTTACTGCCGCGTTTGTTTTCCTTCAGAAAAAACTGGGGCAGAATCCGGTCCAGCGTCATGCGTTTCATCAGGCCGCTCACGCCCACAAAGCTCGTCAGCACGGCCCCGCTGAGCACGGCTACGGCATCCACGGAAATAAGCGTGGCCAGCCAGGGGCCGCCCGTAGTCTTGCCCAGGTGCGAAAGGAGCGTCTCGGTATGTTGGCCAACTTCCACCAGCGGCAACGCTGCAATGGCCAGAAATGCCAGCAGCGGATTAAACACCGTCACGACCACCCACATATTGCGCAACGTTTTCTGAAACACGCCGCGTGCTTGCTCTTCTACAAAGTTGGCAGAGCTTTCAAAACCCGAAATGCCCAGCATAGCGGCACTGAAACCCAGAAACAGGGCTGTGGTCAGGCTGGTTTTCAGGGGCATGTGCCAGTTGGCCAGCAGCGTGTCGGTGCCGTGCGTGAAAAGGTACCACACCGTGACGCCCACCAGCAGCGTGAGTGAGAACAGGTGCAGCAGGAAAATGGCCACCGCCACCACCGCCGACTCTGAGATGCCCAGAATGGTGAGCAGTAGAAAGAAGCCCAGCAGCAGCATGGTGGCTGGAATAATGGGCAACCCGTGCCAGAGCGTGTGCA
This genomic window contains:
- a CDS encoding APC family permease, with translation MSLLYGPLANRRIAVHRYFEQRVIQDETSFVDTASAPYLPAYPTMSHEKKLNELEATSICGNDISSSCLYVSALAIAYAGQYAWVALLVVGAVLYLFRRIYGEVVGALPLNGGAYNVLLNTTSKRNAAVAACLTILSYMATAVISASEAMHYLHTLWHGLPIIPATMLLLGFFLLLTILGISESAVVAVAIFLLHLFSLTLLVGVTVWYLFTHGTDTLLANWHMPLKTSLTTALFLGFSAAMLGISGFESSANFVEEQARGVFQKTLRNMWVVVTVFNPLLAFLAIAALPLVEVGQHTETLLSHLGKTTGGPWLATLISVDAVAVLSGAVLTSFVGVSGLMKRMTLDRILPQFFLKENKRGSNYLILITFFLLCLSVLLITNGELGPLAGVYTISFLSVMAFFALGNFLLKSKRPKLPRPVYAGILTVSLALLGVLAALYGNIRIRPDYLIVFLQYFIPAMLIVSAMLNRTAIFNLVLHAAESFAKHSPRVSVLTQLNIRRQLRELHRQEFVFFTKGDNVSNLNKVMAYVVENESTNRLKIVTLLKEGEVYPEDLLTDIRVLDRAYEQIEVDFVTLDGHFGPELIDRLSKEWNIPKNFMFIGSPGDRFPYQISELGGVRLII